GGACTGTGAGGACAAATATTGATAATCTGCTGTCAAAAACAGCCACTAAGTGAAATGACAATAGctccttttctttttgacaTCATTACCGCATGTTTCAGCCACACATGCAGCACCTTAAATTGCAGGATCTCCTTCAACCATAAGGAGAATCAATCACAACAGAGGAGCTCTATCATCATCCACCAACAACTTGTTATcaactccagcagcagcatACTTCTGGGAACGTGTTGTCCCTGCTGACAGCGAGGCAGCCGACCGGTGCTCCGGCATGCATCATCGGCACAAACATGTTTAAGCTGAAGTCAGGTGGTGCAGGTTGTACCGAGACTGGAGGTGGGGTACAGAGACCCGTTTGCATATATAGCCTCTCCCTGTTTCCAAGGCAACTGATCAGCCGCACCTTTAATGGCTTGTCACAGTCGCCAGAGTGAAACAGCAGAGTGACAATCAAAAGCTGCAGGGGACAGAAATTTGCTTTGGCCTGAAGTATGTTTCACAGAAGTTACTGAGGGTGATTTTTGTGctgggaaattaaaaaaaatttaaaaaaaaggcctgTCTGATCTGATCGTTCCTAAAGAGATAAATGGTATGCATGGACACAGACAAGAACACAATATTTGATGAATAAATTTTActttcatgaaataaaaactttttgatttgtttaaaatcTGGCTGCCTGCAGTCATTGTATTGGAACTTCATCCCTGTAAAACATGAAGGGAAGATGTACACACTTTGTTGTGCAACACCTTCTGAAAGCATTTTCCAGAATGTTTGAAAACTCGTCTGCTGCAAACTGGTTTTCCACTGCCATCTAGTGGAAATATTTCACTACTCAACACTTTGACATTCATTTCGAGAGTTGACGATTACTGGGTTAATATACAATCGACgggcttttgaagtccatgggacatatcttgcatacatttttattaagagTGAAAGAAAtaatgtttatatgttcattaaAATCATGTCTTTATAAGTTCTACAGTCATTCATTAGGGAAGCAATcacttatttatattttaaaaaatgaccggATTTTACTAAAATGTCAATCAAAATCACCTAATTAGCTAAAGAACAATATGAGCTTATTCCAAATCacgacctgctccacatgacatttttacagaaagaatcttctaaatattatatatacaattgagtaaagttgaaattgaaagttatttataaagatattgctGTAAACCTGTTGatatgccataaatccacacttgacttacacactgctttatattaaataactcaaaaagccttggagtctgtccagtcttttcttcaggaggaaatgacatcatgtggagcaggtcatgtgatctggaattaacacacttctttgagaggtgtttttataATGGGtgacttagttgaaagtgatacaatttgttattttctatgtaaaatttgatatactggcaaaaaaaaactaaatatatcatgattatctcaacttaataaaaagaacacttaaaactatttttgaataaactcattttattattgttcagctaattagaaggtggttgttaatAAATTGGAACggttatttgacattttagtgatatctagtcattttttattaatatgtgACTATTTCCATAATagataatgatggaatttgtaaagacatgatcataatgaacataaaaacacgagttttttatttttaataaaaatgtacgCAAGATATATCTTCAAAAGTCtttcaattatatattgatccaATTGATACATGAAAAGCtaagaaggaaacattttttcctgctgtttcacCCCCTCTGTGCAGCTGCTTCCACTCAGCATACTGTAAGAATGCTGGTCTCGACCTCTCAGTCAACATTTGAGTCTTTCTGCTAAAAACACTGCAGCCCTGAGCTGCAGCGACTAAATTAGCAGCACCGCAAGTCAGCTGTGCAGCACCTGTTTGACTTCTCAGGCACAACCCAGCCTACACCACTCTTAACCAAAGAATCACAGCAATACAAAGCTAACAAGAAGGGGCATGTTTTCAGAGGCGTCTCAGTTAAAGCACTAACAACAGAGTAATGACAgtttagataaataaataacactacTACACACGTGTTGATTTATTGGAAATAAGCAGAACATTTTTTAGGAAAATGGTGAGAAACTAGTAGTTAGtaggaagcaaaacaaaacatcaccaGCATACATATATACGTAACAAGCTCTTCAACCACAACCTGTGAACACATGAAAACGTAAATAAAGTTGATTATTAAATCTCAACAGAACAATCAGACATCATTCACTATTATTTTGCATGATTTACTGCATTCAGTCCCTGAAAGGGGAACCCGGCCCATCAATCTGCACACAATCCCTGGGATAAGTTTTATGATCCAAGCTGGAGACGGACACCAGATAGTCCAGAAACAACTTGGAAGTCCGGTCATCACGGACTCTGGCGCTCACTTCCAGGAGCCGGACTTGCCCTTGGCGCCTCGGGAGGTTTTGGATGCTTTGGAGCCCCTCTGGTGGTCACTGACTCTGTTTCGCAGCACGTAGATGTCGTACTTCTGCCTCTTGAGCTTCTCCGCCAGCTCAAACTTCTCGGCGTGCAGCTGGTGAAGCCACTGCCAGAGGTCCTGCGCCTTCTCTGCCAGCTTCTCCTGAGTCAGGTGGTCGATGTTGAGTGGCTTCCTGCGCTCCATCAaggccttcttcttctcctctcgaGCAGTCAGCTTCTTGCCTTTCTTCTGGTCAACCTTCTGCAGGTAGCCACCGAAAGACTTGTTGGAGaatatcttcttcttcttggcaTCCTCCTCGGCTCGAAGTTTGGccgcctcctcctctctcctcaccCTCTCCTCGGTCAGCCTCGCCTGACGTTCGCGCTCCTGCTCCGCTCGGACTCGCTGCTGTTCGGCCCGGTCGGAGCGCCGGCGTTCGATGCGATTCCGCAGCGCGatcagctcttcctcctccttctgacGGCTGGAGAAATGCACCTCGATGAGGGTCTGAAGGTCGTTGAAGTCCTTTTCTAGTCTCTTGCGGTGAAGGTCGTCAAAATCCACCTTCTCGCCCTCAGGGAGCTTTGGAGGAGCGATGTTTGGCACATAAGTTGTCTtaaaccagcgtttggactcTTCTTCGTGCTCACTCTCCTCCACATGcccttctttcttctcctcttcctcctcagcaTCTTCTTCCTCATTCACCTCCTccacttcttcctcctcctcatacTCCTCCACTATTTCCTCAGCGTCTGACATGTTGGTACCTCGGAGGCTTCCCgggagagacaaagaaagaaaaccaagaGAAGACTGTACTGTCGGGTGAAGGTTGGGGGAGCTTTTAAGGGTTTGCCTTCCCCATGTGACCGAGCGCTGACCGCAGCCTCCAGGGCTTGGGTCAGCAGCAGGGTGGGTTGTGGCACAGATGCAATAGTCTATTTTCTCCTTCAACAGGTTCTGTCAGCCAAACACAGTTATCCCCCATGAACCCCCCTGCTGTCTGCTCTGATCCTGCAGGGCTTCTCATTCCTTTGTAAGGACAAGATGAGAGACTATTTCAGATGCACAACAGATGCGCACACACACTTGTGCTTTCAAGTTCCGCACAGCAACACACAGTATATTCCAGAACAGATACCTCTCATACTTTAGACTTACAGAGCCACTGTCAGTAATTATGTGACAGAAATCCTGAAAGGAAGCTCATTTTGAAACCTATAGCTACTTTACACGAGTTCAAATcattaactagaaaagcactcagagagtgcagacctccgccaaggacagagaggaaaacaggaaacccatgcagtaaaggatcatgagctggaattgaacctgcgtctctgacacagttctgtttacaaatcaccttcttaaccagttgagctatctggacaccttgctccaacttgttggaagacatactaacctatgatgtttatgtcctattttggaccacatactaaaacatactaaaaaattcaaagtgatccagaatccaggatccttttgGAATTGTCACCAAAAtgaaatcagctcttcctcttaccatagtctacaacccctcaaaatttcatgtgaatctgcccaggcgtttttgagttatcttgctaacagacagacagacggacacacaaacgccgggtgtcacataacctccttggcggaggtaattatcGGATGATAAAGGTGATAATGCTGTGATAAAGTCATGGTAAGCATGTTTACAGCGGATATTGTGGATCCAACGCAGTGGAGCTGATAGGATCTAGAAACACTGAAGGCTTAGCtcagcaaagaagaaaagagtcaTCACTTTTTCTTTGCTACAAgtactttaaaaacacagaaccGTGATGCATTACTGTTTGGAGTCAGTTAGTAAAGCAAGGCAAGCATATTTGTGcagcacacacaacacagacacaattCAAACTGTTcaaatcatccactagtgacacAAAGTCATCATCTTGGTTCCACTCCTCTTTCTTAAGACTGTGTGCTCatagaaaattaaatgtgatcaatataaattaaaatgagattaatcagattaaaaatgttaaatgtttgaCAGCACtagtttaaaaatgaagaaatgcagCCCCAACAGGCATTCAAAATGATAAAGAAACAAGTGAAACATTTAAAGATAGAGTATAAAAAGTACAAACAAGTTTAAATTGGAACTGACAGAACCTAAAAAAGTGGTTCATGaattaaaaacagtgaaacagtAATTAGTTTTGCCCTCACAGACGAACTCTTGGTAACAGTTACACAGGCcagaaaaaactacaaaaaaaccAAATAACCATTAGACCTATTTAGAATCTGTTTCCTTAGATCATAAGGAAATCTACTGTATTTAACTATGTTTCACAGTTTGGGTCTAAGATCCTGAAAAGACTCCTGTTTTGAAATCTACAACAACTTAAAACGAGCTCAAAATCATGAACTATCAAGGTGATAAAATCATGGTCAGCATGTGTACAGCTGATATTTAGGGTCTAAGGCAGTGGGGTTGTTGGGATCTTGAAGCACCAAGACCTTAGACCTGATGGCTGCACGGTTTCCAAGTCGGTCCagagtaaaatgaaaatataacgTAAGAAATAAGGTCTTCCCAATCTCTTTCAATGTGGTGTTGCACAATATAGGCG
This is a stretch of genomic DNA from Acanthochromis polyacanthus isolate Apoly-LR-REF ecotype Palm Island chromosome 1, KAUST_Apoly_ChrSc, whole genome shotgun sequence. It encodes these proteins:
- the tnnt2c gene encoding troponin T2c, cardiac gives rise to the protein MSDAEEIVEEYEEEEEVEEVNEEEDAEEEEEKKEGHVEESEHEEESKRWFKTTYVPNIAPPKLPEGEKVDFDDLHRKRLEKDFNDLQTLIEVHFSSRQKEEEELIALRNRIERRRSDRAEQQRVRAEQERERQARLTEERVRREEEAAKLRAEEDAKKKKIFSNKSFGGYLQKVDQKKGKKLTAREEKKKALMERRKPLNIDHLTQEKLAEKAQDLWQWLHQLHAEKFELAEKLKRQKYDIYVLRNRVSDHQRGSKASKTSRGAKGKSGSWK